A single window of Rubripirellula lacrimiformis DNA harbors:
- a CDS encoding AAA family ATPase, translating to MPRLPDDQIIESIRLYRDSLKQTQALYIESGQLIRGSYGWLSGGEDADAASIAEQMDDLHQGLLMKVFAGVVPNASGRTMEQRQLGRVLLEHIWGKSVMGNQLHEAVDWLIEASADFRWSDLVRPFAEIPAIRDRWGELETLAMRQANLLASVDGDISLRDNTSIAAMQSQFDQIHGKAPETLANETDTNNAREAIHWLRDEAKRLRDGISPQAAEKPTPMAGPGGSGSHRPTDAASKSAAAKTAPTPPDDRTPEQRLADARAKLDRLVGLDAIKDQIETLTNFLKMERLREKEGLPTTRPSLHMSFVGNPGTGKTTVARIVANIYGALGILEKGHLVETDRSGLVAEYAGQTGPKTNAKVDEALDGVLFIDEAYTLIDESGQDQYGREAIQTLLKRMEDQRDRLVVILAGYPVEMHTMIRSNPGLSSRVGTTMTFDDYSPQDLCRIFELIANKAKYSLPTQARRRLLRGFTYLFINRDRHFGNGRCSRNSFERSVRKLANRLSTLADINRELLTTLEADDIEVAGVSDAHLAAMADEKGQVRVQCQHCQAAQVIDDELLGTQIDCTECEDSFDADWGDPVAAMVGPPEDEKKDEAAG from the coding sequence ATGCCGCGACTTCCCGACGATCAAATCATCGAATCCATTCGCCTGTACCGTGATTCGCTGAAACAGACCCAGGCCCTGTACATCGAAAGTGGCCAGTTGATCCGTGGTTCGTATGGTTGGCTTTCGGGGGGGGAAGACGCCGATGCGGCGTCGATTGCCGAACAAATGGACGACCTGCATCAGGGATTGTTGATGAAGGTTTTCGCCGGTGTCGTCCCCAACGCCAGCGGTCGCACGATGGAACAACGCCAACTTGGACGTGTGTTGCTGGAACACATTTGGGGCAAATCGGTGATGGGCAACCAACTGCATGAAGCGGTCGATTGGCTGATCGAAGCTTCGGCAGACTTTCGTTGGAGCGATCTGGTTCGGCCCTTTGCAGAGATTCCCGCGATCCGTGACCGCTGGGGAGAACTCGAAACACTCGCCATGCGTCAGGCCAATCTGCTGGCGTCGGTCGATGGCGACATCAGTCTGCGCGACAACACCAGCATCGCGGCGATGCAGTCCCAGTTCGACCAGATTCATGGCAAAGCACCGGAGACGCTTGCCAACGAAACGGACACCAACAACGCACGCGAGGCGATCCATTGGCTGCGCGACGAAGCCAAGCGACTTCGTGACGGCATCAGTCCCCAAGCCGCCGAAAAGCCGACTCCGATGGCCGGCCCCGGCGGATCCGGCAGCCATCGACCGACCGACGCCGCTTCGAAATCGGCCGCCGCCAAAACCGCACCGACACCGCCCGATGACCGCACCCCCGAACAGCGTTTGGCCGATGCGCGTGCCAAATTGGATCGCCTAGTCGGCCTGGATGCGATCAAAGACCAGATCGAAACGCTGACGAACTTTCTGAAAATGGAACGTCTTCGCGAAAAGGAAGGGCTACCGACCACTCGGCCGAGCCTGCATATGTCGTTTGTCGGCAACCCGGGCACTGGCAAAACAACCGTCGCGCGAATCGTCGCCAACATCTACGGTGCGCTGGGGATTCTGGAAAAAGGGCACCTGGTCGAAACCGACCGTAGCGGACTGGTCGCCGAATACGCCGGCCAAACCGGCCCCAAGACCAACGCCAAAGTCGACGAAGCACTCGACGGTGTCCTGTTCATCGACGAGGCCTACACGCTGATCGACGAAAGCGGCCAAGACCAGTACGGCCGCGAAGCGATCCAAACACTGCTGAAACGCATGGAAGATCAACGCGATCGATTGGTGGTCATCTTGGCCGGATACCCAGTCGAAATGCACACCATGATCCGCAGCAACCCGGGCCTCAGTTCACGCGTCGGCACGACGATGACGTTCGACGATTATTCGCCACAAGACCTGTGCCGGATCTTCGAACTGATCGCCAACAAAGCCAAGTACAGCCTGCCGACCCAGGCGCGACGTCGCCTGCTGCGTGGGTTCACGTACCTGTTCATCAATCGCGATCGACACTTTGGCAATGGTCGCTGCTCGCGCAACAGTTTCGAACGCAGTGTCCGCAAACTGGCCAACCGATTGTCGACCCTTGCCGACATCAACCGCGAACTGCTGACGACGCTAGAGGCCGACGACATCGAAGTCGCCGGCGTCTCGGACGCTCACCTGGCAGCGATGGCGGACGAGAAAGGGCAAGTCCGTGTGCAGTGCCAGCATTGCCAAGCAGCTCAAGTCATCGACGACGAGTTGTTGGGCACTCAAATCGACTGCACCGAGTGCGAAGATTCCTTTGACGCCGATTGGGGCGATCCCGTCGCCGCCATGGTCGGCCCGCCCGAAGACGAAAAAAAAGACGAAGCGGCCGGTTAA